The proteins below are encoded in one region of Plasmodium relictum strain SGS1 genome assembly, chromosome: 5:
- a CDS encoding repressor of RNA polymerase III transcription MAF1, putative, protein MINLDIENLNDVNLILERLEAHDRFIEAKIELFEEIDKIKNNNNTNRKNINKKKIPEIINKKEKKSILSNIINILNYVFPDYEFKYLNNSNYKYIKNINSVIDNINYNLFYIIENIYRGFNKKIWKILKELIDFKYCDVYTYLNDTDNDPYVDKESISSFNYFFFAKKNKRILFISCITKPKYKNHNDEDFNNIYMGIQDEPSINEQNEYYDEDSSFY, encoded by the coding sequence atgataaatttaGATATTGAGAATTTAAACGATGTCAATTTAATTTTAGAAAGATTAGAAGCACATGATAGATTTATTGAAGCTAAGATAGAATTATTTGAAGAAATAgacaaaataaagaataataataatactaatagaaaaaatataaataaaaaaaaaattcctgaaataataaataaaaaggaaaaaaaaagtattttatcaaatataattaatatattaaattatgttTTTCCTGATTATGAATTTAAGTATTTAAACAAttctaattataaatatataaaaaacattaaCAGTGTAAtagataatattaattataatttattttatataattgaaaatatatatagagggtttaataaaaaaatatggaaaatattaaaagaattaattgATTTTAAATATTGTGATGTTTATACTTATTTAAATGACACTGATAATGATCCTTATGTTGATAAAGAAAGTATATCAAGCtttaattactttttttttgcaaaaaaaaataaaagaattttattcATATCTTGTATAACTAAaccaaaatataaaaatcatAATGATGAAGATTTTAACAATATTTACATGGGAATTCAAGATGAACCTTCTATAAATGAGCAGAATGAATATTATGATGAAGATTCatcattttattaa
- the SAR1 gene encoding small GTP-binding protein sar1, which produces MFIISWFKDILAHLGLSQKSARILFLGLDNAGKTTLLHMLKDDRVAQHVPTLHPHSEELVVGKIRFKTFDLGGHETARRIWKDYFAAVDAVVFMIDTTDRSRFDEAREELKQLLETEELSNVPFVVLGNKIDKPDAASEDELRQHLNLFSNMTISGNVKGNSGVRPVELFMCSVIRRMGYAAAFKWISQFLT; this is translated from the exons atgtttatcATAAGTTG gTTTAAAGATATTTTAGCACATTTAGGATTATCTCAAAAAAGCGcaagaattttatttttag gATTAGATAATGCTGGAAAAACAACATTATTACATATGCTAAAAGATGATAGGGTAGCTCAACATGTTCCTACCTTGCATCCACATTCGGAAGAATTAGTTGTTGGAAAAATTAGATTTAAGACATTTGATTTAGGTGGACATGAAACTGCTAGAAGAATCTGGAAAGATTATTTTGCTGCCGTTGATGCGGTTGTATTTATGATTGATACAACAGATAGATCAAGATTTGATGAAGCTAGAGAAGAATTAAAGCAATTATTAGAAACAGAAGAATTAAGCAATGTTCCATTTGTTGTTTTAGGAAATAAGATTGATAAACCAGATGCAGCAAGTGAAGATGAACTAAGACagcatttaaatttattttctaatatgACTATTAGTGGAAATGTAAAGGGAAATTCAGGAGTAAGACCTGTAGAATTATTTATGTGCAGTGTTATAAGAAGAATGGGATATGCAGCAGCATTTAAATGGATATCACAATTTTTaacataa
- a CDS encoding CDGSH iron-sulfur domain-containing protein, putative, with protein MGNILLKGNNCNIMRNKGDILNVKNFKPLHIETFYPPLKKSKKISVCRCWKSNNFPYCDNTHQKLQQQGIVCGPLLLEIRKSNSLYSN; from the coding sequence atgggaaatatattattaaaggGAAATAATTGTAATATTATGAGAAATAAAGGAGACATTTTAAATGTTAAAAATTTCAAACCGTTACATATTGAAACATTTTATCCACCATTAAAAAAATCCAAAAAAATATCAGTATGTAGATGTTGGAAGTCTAATAACTTTCCTTATTGTGACAATACACACCAAAAATTACAGCAACAAGGTATTGTTTGTGGACCTCTACTTTTAGAAATAAGAAAAAGTAATAGTTTATATTCTAATTaa
- a CDS encoding prohibitin-like protein, putative, with protein sequence MKKNFFSLKFHLKNVRYYSLNKINLKNVNKIIKNINEINEKEREILKANNIVNEITKLNEKGSIENIVNSDRIYKDDKIEKIEKIKLFKLKNFKLIALCIVTTLFFYFTLKKVPDGYICLVENINDKTVLPYIYDDKMTFFYNPLKYKVIHMRIVPIQKKYVNIYETLDKKKIKVILEVKMKPKIPFIIEIYNSFGINYSSKYIEKEMNLDIKSVVKKYKYDLFFEIDENTNKNKLSVDDIVDQIMERFYDCSIFHKIILIDATILFQKVD encoded by the coding sequence atgaaaaagaactTCTTCTCTTTAAAATTTCACTTAAAAAATGTAAGATATTAcagtttaaataaaataaatttaaagaatgttaataaaataattaaaaatattaatgaaataaatgaaaaagaaagagaaaTATTGAAAGCGAATAATATTGTAAATGAAATtacaaaattaaatgaaaaaggaAGTATAGAAAATATAGTAAACAGCGATAGAATATATAAGGatgataaaatagaaaaaatagagaaaattaaattatttaaattaaaaaattttaaattgatAGCATTATGTATAGTCactactttatttttttatttcactcTTAAAAAAGTGCCTGATGGGTATATATGTTTagttgaaaatataaatgataagaCAGTATTACCCTATATTTATGATGATAAAAtgacatttttttataatcctCTTAAGTATAAAGTAATTCATATGAGAATCGTTcctattcaaaaaaaatatgtaaatatttatgaaactctagataaaaaaaaaattaaagtaatACTGGAAGTTAAAATGAAACCTAAAATCCCTTTCATTATTGaaatttataattcttttgGAATAAATTATAGCtctaaatatatagaaaaggAAATGAATTTAGATATTAAAAGTGTTGTTAAAAAGTATAAgtatgatttattttttgaaatagatgaaaatacaaataaaaataaattatcagTTGATGATATAGTTGATCAGATAATGGAAAGATTCTATGACTGTtcaatttttcataaaattattctCATAGATGCTacaattttatttcaaaaagtagactaa